A stretch of Amycolatopsis balhimycina FH 1894 DNA encodes these proteins:
- a CDS encoding NHL domain-containing thioredoxin family protein, giving the protein MRAPELRGDVWLNTGDRPITLTGLRGRIVLLDFWTSGCINCLHVLDELRPLEAEFADVLVTIGVHSPKFLHEGERASIEAAVRRYEVHHPVVNDPKMELWSQYAVRAWPTLVVVDPEGYVVHVAAGEGHEEALRRVIADLVTKHEAKGTLRRGGSPYVPVEEQPGELRFPSKAVATAEGRVLVADTGHHAIVEFASDGETVIRRFGSGARGGQDGPFDIATFTEPSGIALLPYDVAERVGYHAVVADTAGHRLRGLDLITGEVTTVAGTGAQWRNGPDSGKGVEVDLTSPWDVAWWGPAGGIVVAMAGNHTLSVFDPVTATIRRFAGTTVEGLRDGDVSEAFFAQTSGLAVDGDKLWLVDAETSALRWIEPDGETFTVHTAIGVDLFSFGHTDGPADKALLQHPLGLAVLPGDKIAIADTYNGAVRRFDVFTRQVTTVATGLAEPQGLLPHDGELLVVESAGNRIAALPTAEPTVVTGDAHAVRRPPTVLTPGEIDFSVVFTAPPGEKLDDRFGPSTRLEISASPPSLLVDGGGTGTDLTRKIRLAPDVTEGVLQVVAQAASCDDGAEHPACRITRQDWGVPVRLESGGARELSLVMAGEPRTGE; this is encoded by the coding sequence GTGCCCCCGAGCTGCGCGGCGACGTCTGGCTGAACACCGGCGACCGCCCGATCACCCTCACCGGGCTACGCGGGCGCATCGTCCTGCTGGACTTCTGGACCAGCGGCTGCATCAACTGCCTTCACGTGCTCGACGAGCTGCGTCCGCTCGAAGCGGAATTCGCGGACGTGCTGGTCACGATCGGCGTCCACTCGCCGAAGTTCCTGCACGAGGGCGAGCGCGCCTCGATCGAAGCCGCGGTCCGCCGCTACGAGGTGCACCACCCGGTCGTCAACGACCCGAAGATGGAGCTGTGGTCGCAGTACGCCGTCCGCGCGTGGCCGACGCTGGTCGTCGTCGACCCCGAGGGGTACGTCGTGCACGTGGCGGCGGGCGAAGGGCACGAAGAGGCGCTTCGCCGTGTCATCGCGGACCTCGTGACGAAGCACGAAGCGAAGGGGACGCTCCGCCGCGGCGGCAGCCCGTACGTGCCGGTCGAGGAGCAGCCCGGCGAGCTGCGGTTCCCCAGCAAGGCCGTCGCGACCGCCGAGGGACGCGTCCTGGTCGCGGACACCGGGCACCACGCGATCGTCGAGTTCGCTTCGGACGGCGAGACCGTCATCCGCCGCTTCGGCAGCGGCGCTCGCGGTGGCCAGGACGGTCCGTTCGACATCGCGACCTTCACCGAGCCGTCGGGCATCGCGCTCCTGCCGTACGACGTCGCCGAGCGCGTCGGCTACCACGCCGTGGTCGCCGACACCGCCGGGCACCGGCTGCGCGGCCTCGACCTGATCACCGGCGAGGTCACCACGGTCGCCGGCACCGGCGCGCAGTGGCGCAACGGGCCGGACTCCGGCAAGGGCGTCGAGGTCGACCTGACCAGTCCGTGGGACGTCGCCTGGTGGGGCCCGGCCGGCGGGATCGTCGTCGCCATGGCGGGCAACCACACGCTGAGCGTGTTCGACCCGGTCACGGCCACGATCCGCCGCTTCGCCGGGACGACCGTCGAAGGTCTCCGAGACGGCGACGTCAGCGAAGCGTTCTTCGCGCAGACGTCCGGCCTGGCCGTGGACGGCGACAAGCTGTGGCTCGTCGACGCGGAGACGTCGGCGCTGCGCTGGATCGAGCCCGACGGCGAGACGTTCACGGTGCACACCGCGATCGGCGTCGACCTCTTCTCCTTCGGCCACACCGACGGCCCGGCCGACAAGGCGCTGCTCCAGCACCCGCTCGGCCTCGCCGTGCTGCCCGGCGACAAGATCGCGATCGCCGACACCTACAACGGCGCCGTCCGCCGCTTCGACGTCTTCACCCGCCAGGTGACCACGGTCGCCACCGGGCTCGCCGAACCGCAGGGGCTGCTGCCGCACGACGGCGAGCTGCTGGTCGTCGAGTCCGCGGGCAACCGGATCGCGGCGCTGCCCACGGCCGAGCCGACGGTCGTCACCGGCGACGCGCACGCCGTGCGCAGGCCGCCGACGGTGCTCACACCGGGCGAGATCGACTTCTCCGTCGTCTTCACGGCGCCACCCGGCGAGAAGCTGGACGACCGCTTCGGCCCGTCGACGCGGCTCGAGATCAGCGCGTCGCCGCCTTCGCTGCTCGTCGACGGCGGTGGCACCGGCACGGACCTGACGCGCAAGATCCGGCTCGCTCCGGATGTCACCGAGGGCGTGCTGCAGGTGGTCGCGCAGGCGGCGAGCTGCGACGACGGCGCCGAGCACCCGGCGTGCCGCATCACCCGGCAGGACTGGGGAGTGCCGGTGCGGCTGGAGAGCGGCGGCGCGCGGGAACTCAGCCTGGTCATGGCCGGTGAGCCCAGGACCGG